The Antarcticibacterium sp. 1MA-6-2 genome has a window encoding:
- a CDS encoding TerB family tellurite resistance protein, translated as MSFSDLFGSGEHLRNLGHFASIVNMATIDGEINEHEQKVLERFARKLDISEDEYTRVLENPKAFPIHPTNSSERRLERLHDLFVIVFSDHDIDNEEKDLIKRYAIGLGFSSESAEAVINRSLQIFQGQLSFDDYKYLVNKK; from the coding sequence ATGTCATTTTCAGATCTTTTTGGCTCGGGAGAGCATTTACGCAACTTAGGACACTTTGCATCAATAGTTAATATGGCCACAATTGATGGTGAGATAAATGAACATGAGCAAAAGGTTCTTGAACGGTTTGCGCGTAAACTTGATATTAGTGAAGATGAATATACAAGGGTACTTGAAAATCCAAAAGCCTTTCCTATTCACCCCACTAATTCTTCTGAAAGGCGCCTGGAAAGACTACACGATCTTTTTGTAATAGTTTTCTCTGATCATGATATTGATAATGAGGAGAAAGATCTAATTAAAAGGTATGCAATAGGACTGGGATTTTCTTCAGAATCTGCAGAAGCTGTAATTAACAGGTCTCTTCAGATATTTCAGGGGCAGTTAAGTTTTGATGATTATAAATACCTGGTGAACAAAAAATAA